A single genomic interval of Demequina sp. NBRC 110054 harbors:
- a CDS encoding phosphatidylserine/phosphatidylglycerophosphate/cardiolipin synthase family protein gives MASAPTRARGASPDGSRGALARPKLLTPHEYIADATHRIHAAKHRVLITTLTIADDHRTDTLIDALVWASRRGVKVGVAADTFTYADLAGTFLPTGYRTTAWRTSNRLASKLAREGVAFSWLGREKGLPWRGRTHTKFCVVDDVVYAFGGVNLDRKGVENADFMLRIDDSRLADDLEGVYGRIQRMNLHERGHRSLELRYGTDRVLVDGGIPGDSIIYRRALHHARKADRILLMSQYCPTGELGKVIRERDHELWFNPPRNAAPANRALIASSMAWTGYRTQYTDPRYLHAKAIVFFRSNGTRISLTGSHNWVVGGVKLGTREIAMETRDPETVDQVLEFHAREVARTLKG, from the coding sequence GTGGCAAGTGCACCTACACGCGCACGCGGCGCCTCCCCGGACGGCAGCCGCGGCGCCCTCGCGCGTCCCAAGCTGCTCACGCCTCACGAGTACATCGCCGACGCGACGCACCGCATCCACGCGGCCAAGCACAGGGTCCTCATCACGACGCTGACCATCGCCGACGACCACCGCACCGACACGCTCATCGACGCGCTCGTGTGGGCCTCGCGACGGGGCGTCAAGGTCGGAGTCGCGGCGGACACGTTCACCTACGCGGACCTCGCCGGCACGTTCCTCCCGACCGGCTACCGCACCACCGCGTGGCGCACCTCCAACCGGCTCGCGTCCAAGCTCGCTCGCGAGGGCGTCGCGTTCTCCTGGCTCGGCCGCGAGAAGGGCCTGCCGTGGCGCGGCCGCACGCACACCAAGTTCTGCGTCGTCGACGACGTCGTCTACGCGTTCGGCGGGGTCAACCTGGACCGCAAGGGCGTCGAGAACGCGGACTTCATGCTGCGCATCGACGACTCACGGCTCGCCGACGACCTCGAGGGCGTCTACGGGCGCATCCAACGCATGAACCTCCACGAGCGCGGGCACCGGTCGCTCGAGCTCAGGTACGGCACGGACCGGGTGCTCGTGGACGGCGGCATCCCCGGAGACTCGATCATCTATCGGCGCGCGCTGCACCATGCACGCAAGGCCGACCGCATCCTGCTGATGTCGCAGTACTGCCCTACCGGCGAGCTCGGCAAGGTGATCCGCGAGCGCGACCACGAGCTGTGGTTCAACCCGCCTCGCAACGCCGCCCCCGCGAACCGCGCACTCATCGCCTCGTCGATGGCGTGGACCGGCTACCGGACCCAGTACACGGACCCGCGCTACCTGCACGCGAAGGCGATCGTCTTCTTCCGCTCGAACGGCACGCGCATCTCGCTCACCGGCTCGCACAACTGGGTCGTCGGCGGCGTCAAGCTCGGCACGCGCGAGATCGCGATGGAGACCCGCGATCCGGAGACCGTGGACCAGGTGCTCGAGTTCCACGCGCGCGAGGTCGCGCGCACGCTCAAGGGCTGA
- a CDS encoding nitrite/sulfite reductase, which translates to MNPDTTPSTTASPDAGAVATAGARAASVPTPGAPAPAADPATREAEARQRQREEARLIRTREAAARKNTASKDGQWAAGDRTPLNPNEEFKATSDPLQVRHRIETMYARWGFWSIPPSDLRGRFRWWGLYTQRRPGIDGGKTAVLEPHQLDDEFFMLRVRSDGGQLSVAQAREIARISQEFGRDSADISDRQNIQLHWIRIEDVPEIFRRIEAVDLFTTEACGDSPRVILGSPVAGVAKDELIDPTPQIQAIIERGIGSPEFSNLPRKFKSAISGTRIPDIVHEVQDIAFVAVEHPELGIGYDLWVGGGLSINPHLGQRLGAFVEPDKVAEVWAGVIGIFRDHGYRRLRTRARLKFLVKAWGAEKFRQVLQDDYLGWELPDGPAPEIAKPGDRGDHVGIHEQRDGRWYIGAAPIAGRISGAKLEAIADLAEAAGSDRIRLTPLQKLLILDVPQEKVNDVVNGLRALELEAAPGEFHRNVMACTGIEYCKLAIVETKATAREVVKILDEKFPDLDSPISVHVNGCPNSCARIQVADIGFKGQLVLDEASGEQVPGFQVHLGGRLGRGEDDDFGRKIRGHKVTADGMPAYVDRVTRHYLETREQGEAFADWAFRVDEDLIR; encoded by the coding sequence GTGAACCCGGACACCACCCCCTCCACGACCGCGTCGCCCGACGCGGGAGCAGTCGCGACCGCCGGCGCGCGGGCCGCGTCGGTCCCCACCCCCGGCGCGCCCGCGCCCGCGGCCGACCCCGCCACGCGCGAGGCAGAGGCGCGCCAGCGCCAGCGCGAGGAGGCCCGCCTCATCCGCACCCGCGAGGCCGCGGCGCGCAAGAACACCGCGTCGAAGGATGGCCAGTGGGCCGCGGGCGACCGCACGCCGCTCAACCCCAACGAGGAGTTCAAGGCGACCTCCGACCCGCTTCAGGTGCGCCACCGCATCGAGACGATGTACGCGCGGTGGGGCTTCTGGTCGATCCCCCCGAGCGACCTGCGCGGCCGCTTCCGCTGGTGGGGCCTGTACACGCAGCGCCGCCCCGGGATCGACGGCGGCAAGACCGCGGTCCTCGAGCCGCACCAGCTCGACGACGAGTTCTTCATGCTCCGCGTGCGCTCGGACGGCGGCCAGCTGTCGGTCGCGCAGGCGCGCGAGATCGCGCGCATCTCCCAGGAGTTCGGGCGCGACTCCGCGGACATCTCCGACCGTCAGAACATCCAGCTGCACTGGATCCGCATCGAGGACGTGCCGGAGATCTTCCGGCGCATCGAGGCGGTCGACCTGTTCACCACCGAGGCCTGCGGCGATTCGCCCCGCGTGATCCTCGGCTCGCCGGTCGCGGGCGTCGCGAAGGACGAGCTGATCGACCCCACGCCGCAGATCCAGGCGATCATCGAGCGCGGCATCGGAAGTCCCGAGTTCTCCAACCTGCCCCGCAAGTTCAAGTCCGCGATCTCCGGCACCCGGATCCCCGACATCGTCCACGAGGTGCAGGACATCGCGTTCGTGGCCGTCGAGCACCCCGAGCTCGGCATCGGCTACGACCTGTGGGTCGGCGGCGGCCTCAGCATCAACCCCCACCTGGGACAGCGGCTCGGCGCGTTCGTCGAGCCGGACAAGGTCGCCGAGGTATGGGCGGGCGTCATCGGCATCTTCCGCGACCACGGCTACCGCCGCCTGCGCACCCGTGCGCGGCTCAAGTTCCTGGTCAAGGCGTGGGGAGCCGAGAAGTTCCGTCAGGTGCTCCAGGACGACTACCTCGGCTGGGAGCTTCCGGACGGGCCCGCACCCGAGATCGCCAAGCCGGGCGATCGCGGCGACCACGTCGGCATCCACGAGCAGAGGGACGGTCGCTGGTACATCGGAGCCGCGCCCATCGCGGGACGGATCTCGGGAGCCAAGCTCGAGGCGATCGCCGACCTCGCCGAGGCCGCGGGCTCCGACCGGATCCGCCTCACCCCGCTCCAGAAGCTGCTGATCCTCGACGTGCCGCAGGAGAAGGTCAACGACGTCGTCAACGGCCTTCGCGCGCTCGAGCTTGAGGCCGCTCCTGGCGAGTTCCACCGCAACGTCATGGCCTGCACCGGAATCGAGTACTGCAAGCTCGCGATCGTCGAGACGAAGGCGACCGCGCGCGAGGTGGTCAAGATCCTCGACGAGAAGTTCCCCGACCTCGACTCCCCCATCTCGGTGCACGTCAACGGCTGCCCCAACTCGTGCGCGCGCATCCAGGTGGCCGACATCGGTTTCAAGGGCCAGCTGGTCCTCGACGAGGCCTCGGGCGAGCAGGTGCCCGGCTTCCAGGTCCACCTGGGAGGACGCCTGGGCAGAGGCGAGGACGACGACTTCGGCCGCAAGATCCGTGGCCACAAGGTGACGGCCGACGGCATGCCCGCGTACGTCGACCGCGTCACCCGCCACTACCTCGAGACGCGCGAGCAGGGCGAGGCGTTCGCGGACTGGGCGTTCCGCGTGGACGAGGATCTGATCCGATGA
- a CDS encoding phosphoadenylyl-sulfate reductase, protein MSADPAPGAVPTAAATLASSLSATAVSSSPSAPSPAVAPAPAVALGSTALTLLNPSEWNAETCAEVNARLESASAGHIADWAVATFGRDLAVASSMQNTVLAHLFGVRLPGIDIVFLDTGYHFPETLATRDEAARRLPITVVNATPRQSVREQDAEEGPRLHDRDPNLCCARRKVEPLRVTLAGYRAWATGARRVDAETRSGLRVVEWDATRGMVKLNPLAGWSDEAFERYQVEHDLPRNPLVDQGYPSIGCAPCTRRVEAGEDRRAGRWAGTDKMECGMHI, encoded by the coding sequence ATGAGCGCGGACCCGGCTCCCGGGGCCGTCCCCACCGCGGCGGCGACCCTCGCGTCGTCGCTCTCGGCGACGGCCGTCTCGTCGTCACCGTCGGCACCGAGCCCCGCCGTCGCCCCCGCCCCCGCCGTCGCCCTCGGCTCGACGGCGCTCACCCTCCTCAACCCGAGCGAGTGGAATGCGGAGACGTGCGCCGAGGTCAACGCACGGCTCGAGTCCGCCTCGGCCGGGCACATCGCCGACTGGGCGGTGGCGACCTTCGGGCGCGACCTGGCCGTCGCATCGTCCATGCAGAACACCGTGCTCGCGCACCTGTTCGGCGTCCGCCTGCCCGGCATCGACATCGTCTTCCTCGACACCGGCTACCACTTCCCTGAGACCCTCGCGACGCGCGACGAGGCCGCGCGCCGCCTGCCGATCACCGTCGTCAACGCCACCCCGCGGCAGTCCGTCCGGGAGCAGGACGCCGAGGAGGGGCCGCGCCTGCACGACCGCGACCCCAACCTCTGCTGCGCGCGCCGCAAGGTCGAGCCGCTGCGCGTCACACTCGCGGGCTACCGCGCGTGGGCCACGGGCGCGCGCCGCGTGGACGCGGAGACACGGTCCGGCCTGCGCGTGGTCGAGTGGGACGCCACGAGGGGCATGGTGAAGCTCAACCCGCTCGCCGGCTGGAGCGACGAGGCCTTCGAGCGCTACCAGGTCGAGCACGACCTGCCCCGCAACCCCCTTGTCGACCAGGGCTACCCGAGCATCGGATGCGCGCCCTGCACTCGGCGGGTCGAGGCGGGAGAGGACCGCCGCGCGGGGCGCTGGGCGGGCACCGACAAGATGGAATGCGGGATGCACATCTAA